In the genome of Taurinivorans muris, one region contains:
- the pyrR gene encoding bifunctional pyr operon transcriptional regulator/uracil phosphoribosyltransferase PyrR — protein sequence MKVLMNKNEMARTLERLAYQILEKYENLDDVVLVGIVRRGVYLSNRVADILFEKTGRKVIQGTLDISLYRDDWTSLAAIPELTASDIPVSIEGKRVILIDDVLYSGRTVRAALEALQDYGRSCSIDLLVLVDRGHRELPIYAAYVGKQVNTAKSEQIDVLLEELDGIDEVRLLPQ from the coding sequence ATGAAAGTTCTTATGAATAAAAACGAAATGGCGCGTACTTTAGAGCGTTTGGCGTATCAGATATTGGAAAAATACGAAAATTTGGACGATGTTGTTTTAGTCGGGATAGTCCGCAGAGGTGTGTACTTATCCAACAGAGTGGCGGATATCTTGTTTGAAAAAACAGGCAGGAAAGTCATTCAGGGAACGCTTGACATCAGTTTGTACCGGGATGACTGGACTTCGCTTGCCGCAATTCCCGAACTGACGGCTTCGGATATTCCGGTTTCCATTGAGGGAAAACGGGTGATTTTGATTGATGATGTCTTATATTCAGGCAGAACCGTAAGGGCGGCGCTTGAGGCTTTGCAGGATTACGGGCGTTCTTGTTCCATTGATTTACTCGTGCTTGTGGACAGGGGACATAGGGAACTGCCTATTTATGCCGCGTATGTCGGAAAGCAGGTGAATACGGCAAAAAGCGAACAGATCGACGTGCTTTTGGAAGAGTTGGACGGAATCGATGAAGTAAGGCTTCTTCCTCAATAA
- a CDS encoding molecular chaperone DnaJ, translating into MAECPKCNGSGRQSCGVCWGGQRQILCMGCSGRGYIKHEDGTKETCKRCNGAKFYIPLSCPKCDNSIPCPHCNGTGKI; encoded by the coding sequence ATGGCAGAATGTCCAAAATGTAATGGTTCCGGAAGGCAATCCTGCGGTGTTTGCTGGGGCGGGCAAAGACAAATTCTTTGCATGGGCTGCAGCGGACGCGGTTACATCAAACATGAAGACGGCACCAAAGAAACTTGCAAACGCTGCAACGGTGCAAAATTTTATATTCCATTAAGCTGTCCGAAATGCGATAACAGCATACCATGCCCGCACTGCAACGGAACGGGAAAAATTTAA
- the feoB gene encoding ferrous iron transport protein B has protein sequence MSITIALTGNPNSGKTTMFNDLTGSNQYVGNWPGVTVEKKMGYFKDEKEIQIQDLPGIYSLSPYTSEEVVSRNFLLDECPDVILNIVDASNIERNLYLTTQLLELGIPVVIALNMIDVIRKRGDTINIQELERVFGCPVFETSALLKEGSREAVAKAVELAKMQKEQKHLPSIFEGTVEHSIAHIEEIIEKLVPADKVRWYAIKLFERDADIQEKLKLDAEQLAHIEEHIANCEKDLDDDSESIIINQRYLFITKQIERLVIKKNIGEVTLSEKIDSIVTNRFYAIPIFAAVIFLVYYISVTTLGTLATDYTNDIIIGEFVQGNLNEWLERSGTSGWLAGLVVDGVVGGVGAVLGFIPQILLVSFLLAILEDIGYMARIAFIMDKIFRKFGLSGKSFIPMLIGSGCGIPGVMASRTVETESDRRMTILTTTFIPCSAKLPIIALIAGALFGGEWWVAPSAYFMGIFAIVISGIMLKKTKLFASTPSPFVMELPPYHLPVLGNILRVTLERGVSFFKKATTVILLSSIVLWFLQGYGFENGSFAAVENSDESLLAVLGNIIAPLFAPVGFGTWQATVGTVTGLIAKENVVSTLGVLYGFAEVAESGEEFWTLFANDFTKVSAYAFLVFNLLCAPCFAAIGAIKREMNNPAWTWFAITFQCALAYVVSLIIYQLGTFMTTGVFTFGTFAGFGAVVFIVYMLIRRNPYNKY, from the coding sequence ATGAGTATCACTATTGCATTGACAGGCAATCCCAATAGCGGCAAAACTACCATGTTCAACGACTTGACAGGCAGCAATCAGTATGTCGGGAACTGGCCCGGAGTTACCGTTGAAAAGAAAATGGGCTATTTTAAAGATGAAAAGGAAATTCAAATTCAGGATTTGCCCGGAATTTATTCTTTATCACCCTATACTTCGGAAGAAGTTGTTTCCCGGAATTTTTTATTGGATGAATGTCCCGACGTTATTTTAAATATAGTGGACGCCAGCAATATAGAACGCAATCTGTATCTGACGACGCAGCTTCTGGAACTTGGCATTCCTGTTGTCATTGCTCTCAATATGATTGATGTCATCCGCAAACGGGGCGACACCATCAATATTCAGGAATTGGAAAGGGTTTTCGGCTGTCCCGTGTTTGAAACGTCCGCCCTTTTGAAAGAAGGCTCAAGAGAGGCTGTCGCAAAAGCTGTCGAGCTTGCGAAAATGCAGAAAGAGCAAAAGCATTTGCCTTCGATTTTTGAAGGGACTGTTGAACATTCCATCGCCCATATTGAAGAAATCATTGAAAAACTGGTTCCTGCCGATAAAGTCCGCTGGTACGCTATCAAACTCTTTGAACGTGACGCCGATATTCAGGAAAAACTGAAGCTCGATGCAGAACAGCTCGCCCATATTGAGGAACATATTGCAAACTGTGAAAAAGATCTTGATGATGATTCCGAAAGTATCATTATCAATCAGCGTTATTTGTTTATCACCAAGCAAATTGAACGCTTGGTCATAAAAAAGAACATAGGGGAAGTAACGCTTTCTGAAAAAATTGACAGTATCGTGACAAACCGTTTTTACGCCATTCCGATTTTCGCGGCTGTCATTTTCCTTGTTTATTATATTTCTGTGACGACGCTGGGAACTCTTGCCACGGATTATACCAACGATATCATTATCGGGGAATTTGTGCAGGGTAATTTAAATGAATGGTTGGAACGTTCCGGAACAAGCGGGTGGCTTGCGGGTCTTGTCGTTGACGGCGTTGTCGGCGGTGTCGGGGCGGTGCTCGGTTTTATTCCGCAAATTTTATTGGTTTCTTTTCTTCTCGCCATATTGGAAGATATCGGTTATATGGCGCGCATTGCCTTTATCATGGATAAAATTTTCCGTAAATTCGGTTTGTCCGGCAAGTCTTTTATTCCTATGCTCATCGGCAGCGGCTGCGGTATTCCCGGAGTTATGGCTTCCCGTACTGTTGAAACGGAAAGTGACAGAAGGATGACGATTTTAACGACGACCTTTATTCCATGCAGCGCTAAGCTTCCTATTATCGCCCTTATTGCCGGGGCATTGTTCGGCGGTGAATGGTGGGTTGCTCCGTCAGCGTATTTTATGGGCATTTTCGCTATTGTCATTTCCGGCATCATGCTGAAAAAAACAAAGCTTTTCGCGTCAACTCCAAGTCCTTTTGTTATGGAGCTGCCTCCCTATCATTTGCCTGTGCTTGGAAATATTTTGCGCGTGACTTTGGAACGGGGTGTTTCATTTTTCAAAAAGGCGACAACCGTTATCCTGCTTTCTTCCATTGTGCTGTGGTTTCTGCAGGGGTATGGATTTGAAAACGGCAGTTTTGCCGCTGTGGAAAATAGCGATGAAAGCTTGCTTGCCGTTCTTGGCAATATCATTGCTCCGTTATTTGCTCCGGTGGGCTTCGGAACATGGCAGGCGACCGTCGGAACTGTGACCGGGCTTATTGCGAAAGAAAACGTTGTCAGCACGCTCGGGGTGCTTTACGGTTTTGCGGAGGTTGCTGAAAGCGGTGAAGAATTTTGGACTTTGTTCGCCAATGATTTTACCAAAGTTTCAGCCTATGCGTTCCTTGTCTTTAACTTGCTTTGCGCCCCGTGTTTTGCGGCTATCGGGGCGATCAAGCGGGAGATGAATAATCCTGCATGGACATGGTTTGCCATTACGTTCCAATGCGCGCTCGCCTATGTTGTTTCTCTCATCATTTACCAGTTGGGAACATTCATGACGACCGGCGTGTTTACGTTTGGAACATTTGCAGGCTTTGGTGCGGTTGTTTTTATTGTGTATATGTTGATACGCAGAAACCCTTATAACAAGTACTAG
- a CDS encoding IscA/HesB family protein, whose product MIKLSENAKKELDAFFATKEKSTIRVFLAPGGURGPKLSLALDESKSDDTTVEAEGYTFCIETSLLSQIGGATIDITYLGFTVEPEIPLNASGSSGCSSCSSGGSCSI is encoded by the coding sequence ATGATTAAATTATCAGAAAATGCCAAAAAAGAACTTGATGCTTTTTTCGCAACAAAAGAAAAAAGCACCATTCGTGTTTTTTTAGCTCCCGGCGGCTGACGCGGTCCTAAATTATCTTTGGCTCTGGATGAGTCCAAATCAGATGATACAACAGTGGAAGCAGAAGGATATACATTCTGCATTGAAACAAGCTTACTTTCACAAATTGGTGGTGCGACCATCGACATTACCTATTTAGGCTTTACTGTCGAACCTGAAATTCCGCTCAACGCGTCCGGTTCTTCCGGCTGCTCCAGCTGCAGCAGCGGCGGTTCCTGCTCCATCTAA
- a CDS encoding M48 family metallopeptidase, protein MKIKKILFQAALILLCLAGTTPAMAFDLNKAISGATKAVKAVTLTDEQMAEYVKEYVDWMDKNNKVCAANDPYTVRLKKLTKGLGDADGIPLNFKVYHVKDVNAFACADGSVRVFSSLMDIMTDEELLGVIGHEVGHVAHRDSKEGFRTALLTSALKDGISSKGGKTAVLTDSQLGDLGEALVNASYSQKQECAADDYGYEFLKKAGKNPWAMALSFQKLKKMQEGAGGAKKSSALNQLFSTHPDLDKRIERMEKRATKEGIKKPANTKK, encoded by the coding sequence ATGAAAATTAAAAAAATATTGTTTCAGGCAGCCCTTATTCTGTTATGTTTGGCAGGAACAACTCCCGCCATGGCGTTTGATTTGAACAAAGCGATAAGCGGAGCGACAAAAGCCGTGAAAGCCGTCACCCTGACCGACGAACAAATGGCGGAATATGTAAAGGAATACGTTGACTGGATGGACAAGAACAACAAAGTTTGCGCAGCCAACGATCCATACACCGTCCGTTTGAAAAAATTGACCAAAGGCTTGGGCGATGCAGACGGTATCCCCTTGAACTTCAAAGTGTACCATGTGAAAGATGTGAACGCTTTCGCCTGTGCCGACGGCAGTGTGCGCGTATTTTCCTCATTGATGGACATCATGACCGACGAGGAATTGCTGGGCGTGATAGGCCATGAAGTGGGACACGTGGCGCACAGGGATTCAAAAGAAGGCTTCCGTACGGCATTGCTGACATCAGCATTGAAGGACGGCATTTCATCCAAAGGGGGAAAAACGGCTGTTCTGACAGATTCACAGCTGGGTGATTTGGGGGAAGCATTGGTCAACGCTTCCTATTCGCAAAAACAAGAATGTGCGGCTGATGATTACGGTTACGAATTTCTGAAAAAAGCGGGCAAAAATCCATGGGCTATGGCATTGTCTTTCCAAAAGCTGAAAAAAATGCAGGAAGGAGCAGGGGGTGCCAAGAAAAGCAGTGCGTTGAACCAGTTGTTTTCAACCCACCCGGACCTTGACAAGCGTATCGAACGCATGGAAAAGCGCGCCACAAAAGAAGGCATAAAGAAACCTGCAAACACAAAAAAATAA
- a CDS encoding histidinol phosphate phosphatase domain-containing protein, whose product MIDFHIEINEQLPPASAVFYAKSLGLRAIALIADTDHIPVSAEAIRNGNTQKAINASPHIASLLETQKYIHELAVYYDMQVIFGIQLRHVPPALLETAVAFYRSINIPFIGVHGESISDIVEKGTNFSAIRAKADILFNAGLIDEKCVELAKENNVFLEVSTHPKHAYANTHLAKLADKHGAKLALGSKARSLHEIHSPEMQRMILKGACVEKENSYELLQKIQ is encoded by the coding sequence ATGATAGACTTTCATATTGAAATCAATGAGCAACTCCCCCCGGCTTCCGCTGTTTTTTACGCAAAAAGTTTGGGACTGCGCGCTATCGCCCTTATTGCCGATACAGACCATATCCCTGTTTCGGCAGAAGCAATCCGAAACGGGAATACGCAGAAAGCCATAAACGCCTCACCGCATATCGCCTCGCTTTTGGAAACGCAAAAATATATCCATGAGCTCGCTGTTTATTATGATATGCAGGTGATTTTCGGAATACAGCTGCGGCATGTTCCGCCCGCTCTTCTTGAAACGGCTGTTGCGTTTTACCGCTCCATTAACATTCCTTTCATCGGCGTACACGGGGAAAGCATTTCCGACATTGTGGAAAAGGGCACTAATTTTTCCGCAATAAGGGCGAAAGCGGATATTCTTTTCAATGCGGGGCTTATTGACGAAAAATGCGTGGAACTTGCCAAAGAAAACAATGTGTTCCTTGAAGTTTCAACCCACCCGAAACACGCTTACGCCAATACGCATTTGGCAAAGCTTGCCGATAAGCACGGGGCGAAACTCGCCCTTGGAAGCAAGGCGCGCTCACTGCATGAAATCCATAGCCCTGAAATGCAAAGGATGATTTTAAAAGGGGCTTGCGTAGAAAAGGAAAACAGCTATGAATTATTACAAAAAATCCAATAA
- a CDS encoding phenylacetate--CoA ligase family protein, with the protein MMFQQDLETLPREELKELQLRRLQDLCARLYANVPFYQRKFDEIGITPKDIKSLSDIKYLPFTEKQDLRDNYPYGLFAMPKENIVRLHASSGTTGKATVVGYTHRDINNWANCMARSFASVGLTQKDMIHIAYGYGLFTGGLGAHYGAEQLGAVAIPMSGGSTKRQIQLMRDFEATALCCTPSYALYLYEAGLESDINFKELPLRIGVFGAEPWTENMRHEIEEKLSIKAYNIYGLSEVMGPGVACECEASANGLMHIQEDHFYPEIIDPITGEQLEDGEEGELVLTTLTKEGVPLLRYRTRDITSINTTPCACGRTFRRINRLKGRSDDMLIIRGVNVYPQQIEGIIIEAEGTAPHYQIIVTREGALDTVEILVEIAEGTFTDTIKGLQQREQKIQKTIKEFLGVTTKVRLVEPKTIERTDGKAKRIIDKR; encoded by the coding sequence ATGATGTTTCAACAAGATTTAGAAACCTTGCCAAGAGAAGAATTAAAAGAGCTGCAGCTGAGAAGACTGCAAGATTTATGCGCGCGCCTGTATGCGAACGTTCCATTCTATCAAAGAAAATTTGACGAAATTGGAATTACGCCGAAAGATATAAAATCCCTTTCTGACATAAAATACCTTCCTTTTACGGAAAAACAAGATTTGCGTGACAATTATCCCTACGGCTTATTCGCCATGCCTAAGGAAAATATCGTCCGCCTGCACGCCTCAAGCGGAACAACGGGAAAAGCGACGGTGGTCGGCTATACCCACAGGGATATCAACAACTGGGCGAACTGTATGGCACGATCTTTCGCATCCGTCGGGCTGACCCAAAAAGACATGATACATATCGCCTACGGATACGGACTTTTTACCGGAGGACTCGGAGCGCACTATGGGGCTGAACAGCTTGGCGCCGTAGCAATTCCGATGTCAGGAGGCTCCACCAAGCGTCAAATCCAGCTTATGCGCGATTTTGAAGCCACAGCCCTTTGCTGCACTCCTTCCTATGCCCTATACCTTTATGAGGCAGGGCTTGAATCCGACATCAATTTTAAAGAACTTCCTTTGCGTATCGGTGTTTTCGGGGCGGAACCATGGACGGAAAACATGCGGCACGAGATAGAGGAAAAACTTTCCATCAAAGCGTATAACATTTACGGGCTTTCCGAAGTCATGGGTCCAGGAGTCGCCTGTGAATGCGAAGCGAGCGCCAACGGACTCATGCATATCCAAGAAGACCATTTCTACCCTGAAATTATCGACCCGATAACCGGAGAACAGCTGGAAGACGGCGAAGAGGGCGAACTTGTTCTCACAACCCTCACCAAAGAAGGCGTGCCGCTTCTTCGTTACAGAACAAGGGACATCACTTCCATCAACACAACGCCCTGCGCCTGCGGCAGAACCTTTAGAAGAATCAACCGCCTGAAAGGACGTTCCGACGACATGCTCATCATTCGCGGCGTCAACGTGTATCCGCAGCAAATCGAGGGTATCATCATCGAAGCGGAAGGAACGGCTCCTCATTACCAAATCATCGTCACCCGCGAAGGCGCGCTGGATACTGTTGAAATTTTAGTGGAAATCGCAGAAGGAACCTTTACCGATACCATTAAAGGCTTGCAGCAACGCGAACAGAAAATTCAAAAGACAATCAAGGAATTTCTTGGGGTCACAACCAAGGTTCGCCTTGTCGAGCCCAAAACAATCGAAAGGACCGACGGCAAAGCGAAACGGATAATCGACAAACGTTAA
- a CDS encoding FeoA family protein: MFPLALARKGEKLIIRKIKAGHEIKTRFKELGFCEGAQITIALAERGNLIVRTKDSSYAIDKDFAQNVYVS, translated from the coding sequence ATGTTTCCGTTAGCTTTAGCCCGTAAAGGTGAAAAACTGATTATCCGCAAAATCAAAGCCGGACATGAAATCAAAACCCGTTTTAAGGAATTGGGTTTTTGCGAAGGTGCGCAAATAACAATTGCTTTGGCGGAACGCGGAAATTTGATTGTCAGGACAAAAGACAGCTCTTATGCTATCGATAAGGATTTTGCTCAAAACGTTTATGTGAGTTAG
- a CDS encoding 50S ribosomal protein L11 methyltransferase translates to MDTEEKYLERLEILVEEEDFALAEALVGQALSYGWEEESLATGQIKLTLHCEDGELLNALAVQIRNFLPEAQCLRSKIVQADWTNAWKEYFTPIEAGDFVILPPWLAKSYENPQKLYPIIIEPKSAFGTGHHASTVLCLKAITALYHEGKIRAGQRFLDLGTGTGILGIACTHYGLTGCGLDIESLAVDNAKENCVLNSVKDFTVGLGSIEKVQGLQFDVVIANILAQPLREMAEDIINAVSPNHMLILSGFLGIQVADLEKAYERMGKARQFRQETDMKDGEWVSLYWG, encoded by the coding sequence ATGGATACAGAAGAAAAATATCTTGAACGCTTGGAAATTCTTGTTGAAGAGGAAGATTTCGCTCTTGCGGAAGCACTTGTCGGTCAAGCCCTCAGTTACGGCTGGGAAGAGGAAAGCCTCGCCACGGGGCAGATAAAATTGACGCTGCATTGCGAGGACGGGGAGCTTTTAAATGCCCTTGCGGTTCAGATACGAAATTTCTTGCCGGAAGCACAGTGTTTGCGTTCAAAAATCGTGCAGGCTGACTGGACCAATGCATGGAAAGAATATTTTACGCCCATTGAAGCGGGAGATTTTGTTATTTTGCCCCCTTGGCTTGCAAAAAGCTATGAAAATCCCCAAAAGCTTTATCCTATCATCATCGAGCCGAAATCAGCCTTCGGAACAGGGCATCATGCCAGCACCGTTTTGTGTTTGAAAGCCATAACCGCTTTGTATCATGAGGGCAAAATCCGCGCAGGTCAGCGTTTTTTGGATTTGGGAACAGGCACGGGTATTTTGGGCATTGCGTGCACGCATTACGGGCTGACGGGCTGCGGGTTGGATATTGAGTCTTTGGCTGTGGATAACGCAAAGGAAAACTGCGTGTTAAATTCCGTGAAAGATTTTACTGTCGGACTGGGAAGCATTGAGAAAGTGCAAGGGCTGCAATTTGACGTCGTTATCGCAAATATTTTAGCCCAGCCATTGCGGGAAATGGCGGAGGATATTATTAATGCGGTAAGCCCGAACCATATGCTTATTTTATCAGGATTTTTAGGAATACAAGTCGCTGATTTGGAAAAAGCCTATGAAAGAATGGGCAAGGCACGGCAATTTCGGCAGGAAACAGATATGAAAGACGGGGAATGGGTATCGCTTTATTGGGGATGA
- a CDS encoding IscA/HesB family protein, with protein sequence MIEISLNARKELETFFLSQEKQPIRLYLAPGEQSSRLEFILDSPTEGDEVIAVQDFVFCINAELLKKCGGIHIDVTDDTFIAAPRIPFPKRSACSGTSCGTCGSSCKK encoded by the coding sequence ATGATTGAAATCAGTTTAAACGCCCGAAAAGAACTGGAAACTTTCTTTTTATCCCAAGAAAAACAACCTATCCGTCTTTATTTAGCCCCGGGAGAGCAAAGCTCCAGACTGGAATTTATTTTGGATTCTCCGACGGAAGGGGACGAAGTTATCGCCGTGCAGGATTTTGTTTTCTGCATTAATGCTGAATTATTGAAAAAATGCGGCGGTATTCATATTGATGTCACTGATGATACGTTTATCGCAGCCCCCCGCATTCCTTTTCCGAAACGAAGCGCTTGTTCCGGAACAAGCTGCGGTACGTGCGGTTCTTCCTGCAAAAAATAG
- the gpmI gene encoding 2,3-bisphosphoglycerate-independent phosphoglycerate mutase codes for MGAVPKTLLLILDGYGLAEESAGNAAKLANTPYLDALLADSNLARLEASGEAVGLPAGFIGNSEVGHLNIGAGRVVLQDMKAVDAAISNGDFYRNPVLLRLCEQIKKQHGRLHLMGLLSDGGVHSHINHIKALLRLAKEQNVPVYLHAFTDGRDTSPTSGMHYVQEILSAMDEYGGKLASICGRFYAMDRDKRWERVEKAWNMLVDGVSDTASSAEEVLSASYAKEITDEFIEPHLLLAKEEATVQNGDGIFFFNFRADRARELAHAFLDKEFSGFQRKFVPLTSMASMTVYEADLPLPAAFGKDVLPNTLGEWVAKHGLKQLRIAETEKYAHVTYFFSGGREETFQGEERILVNSPKSVATYDLKPEMSAFEVTDKLVAAIRSSRFDFIVCNLANPDMVGHTGNLSAAVKACEAVDSCAKKIIEAALRENMYVCVTADHGNVEEMFDGEGKPQTAHSMNKVPFLILSGTGSVKTEKEGKLGDIAPTLLALWKQEKPAEMDGRSLI; via the coding sequence ATGGGGGCTGTTCCTAAGACGTTATTGCTCATTTTGGACGGTTACGGGCTTGCGGAAGAAAGTGCCGGAAATGCCGCGAAACTCGCGAACACGCCTTATCTGGATGCGCTGTTGGCTGACAGTAACTTGGCAAGGCTTGAAGCTTCGGGCGAAGCGGTCGGGCTTCCTGCCGGGTTTATCGGCAATTCCGAAGTCGGGCATTTGAATATCGGGGCGGGAAGAGTTGTTTTGCAGGATATGAAAGCTGTTGACGCTGCTATTTCAAATGGCGATTTTTACCGCAATCCTGTTTTGCTTAGGCTTTGTGAACAAATCAAAAAACAGCACGGACGCCTGCATTTGATGGGGCTTCTTTCCGACGGCGGCGTGCACAGCCATATCAATCATATAAAAGCGCTGCTCCGTTTGGCGAAAGAACAGAATGTTCCTGTCTATTTGCACGCGTTTACGGACGGAAGGGATACTTCGCCCACGTCCGGCATGCATTATGTGCAGGAAATTTTAAGCGCCATGGATGAGTATGGCGGCAAATTGGCGAGCATTTGCGGGCGCTTCTATGCGATGGATAGGGATAAGCGCTGGGAACGTGTGGAAAAAGCTTGGAATATGCTGGTCGACGGCGTGTCGGATACCGCTTCTTCCGCCGAAGAAGTTTTATCCGCTTCTTATGCGAAAGAAATTACCGATGAGTTCATAGAACCGCATTTGCTTTTGGCAAAAGAAGAAGCGACCGTCCAAAACGGCGACGGAATTTTCTTTTTCAATTTCAGGGCGGACAGGGCGAGGGAGCTTGCGCATGCTTTTCTCGATAAGGAATTTTCCGGTTTTCAAAGAAAATTTGTTCCGCTAACCTCTATGGCTTCCATGACGGTGTATGAAGCGGATTTGCCTCTGCCCGCGGCTTTTGGCAAAGATGTTTTGCCCAATACCTTGGGGGAATGGGTTGCGAAACACGGCTTGAAGCAGCTGCGTATCGCTGAAACGGAAAAATATGCGCATGTCACCTATTTTTTCAGCGGAGGCAGGGAAGAAACGTTTCAAGGCGAAGAGCGAATTTTGGTAAATTCTCCCAAAAGCGTTGCGACGTATGATTTGAAGCCGGAAATGAGCGCTTTTGAAGTTACGGATAAACTTGTGGCGGCAATACGGAGTTCTCGCTTTGATTTTATTGTTTGCAATTTGGCAAATCCCGATATGGTCGGGCATACCGGCAATCTTTCCGCAGCGGTAAAGGCGTGCGAAGCGGTTGATTCCTGCGCGAAAAAAATCATTGAAGCGGCTTTGCGGGAAAATATGTATGTTTGCGTAACCGCTGACCATGGCAATGTGGAAGAAATGTTCGACGGTGAAGGCAAACCGCAGACAGCCCACAGCATGAACAAAGTACCGTTTTTAATACTCAGCGGAACAGGGTCGGTTAAGACCGAAAAAGAAGGAAAGCTCGGAGATATCGCCCCGACCTTGCTTGCCCTTTGGAAACAAGAAAAACCGGCGGAAATGGACGGCCGGTCTTTGATATAG
- a CDS encoding FeoA family protein — protein MYTLKDVPIGGSVKVLKVHGEGPVRRRIMDMGITKDCKIKLVRTAPLGDPVEVTLRGYMLSLRKEDAGMIEVEAEG, from the coding sequence ATGTATACTTTAAAAGACGTGCCTATCGGCGGTTCCGTAAAGGTTCTTAAGGTTCACGGAGAGGGACCGGTCAGACGGCGGATTATGGATATGGGAATTACTAAAGACTGTAAAATCAAATTGGTGCGGACCGCTCCTCTTGGTGATCCTGTCGAGGTGACATTAAGAGGATATATGCTTTCTTTGCGTAAGGAAGATGCCGGAATGATCGAAGTTGAGGCGGAGGGGTAA
- a CDS encoding FeoB-associated Cys-rich membrane protein → MSDIIVIALIAVAVIYAIKQIRTKNTCSYCDKCSKNSNCKK, encoded by the coding sequence ATGAGTGACATCATTGTAATAGCTTTAATTGCCGTGGCTGTGATTTATGCGATTAAACAAATACGGACCAAAAACACATGTTCGTATTGCGATAAATGTTCTAAAAACTCAAACTGCAAAAAATGA
- the rsfS gene encoding ribosome silencing factor, translating into MAKEKKFSLLPVKEKAEYVYTWLVEGKAKDIKVLDVKSAVTDIVVIVSASSARHAKSLADHIIMESKKEKFEILSTEGYQAGTWVLVDLNDIVVHIFQEETRELFQLENLWREAESVVLSERAKKV; encoded by the coding sequence ATGGCGAAAGAAAAAAAGTTTTCGCTTCTGCCCGTTAAGGAAAAAGCCGAGTATGTCTATACATGGCTTGTCGAGGGCAAAGCTAAAGATATTAAAGTGTTGGATGTGAAAAGCGCTGTCACGGACATTGTTGTCATCGTTTCCGCAAGTTCCGCCCGTCATGCCAAAAGCTTGGCGGACCATATCATCATGGAAAGCAAAAAAGAGAAATTTGAAATTTTGTCAACAGAAGGGTATCAGGCAGGAACTTGGGTTCTTGTTGATTTGAATGATATTGTCGTGCATATTTTTCAGGAAGAAACCCGTGAATTGTTCCAATTGGAAAATTTGTGGCGTGAGGCGGAAAGCGTCGTTCTTTCCGAAAGGGCGAAAAAGGTATGA